One Dysosmobacter welbionis DNA segment encodes these proteins:
- a CDS encoding LacI family DNA-binding transcriptional regulator, whose translation MKVTISDVAKLAGVSTATVSHTINNTRYVSNETKEKVYRAIEELGYTPDASARSFRTGKKKIIGFIVPDIANKFFATMIESVEKYLSANGYQLIIANTRENMDREETNIRLLTAGLVDGLLVASTMDDFQRFDALIPAGFPVVLVDRIFETKKYSSVCVSNFQPIYRSVCRLAGKGDQRIGIIGGLPRLSSTQERISAYRQAVADCGLPEDEHLIQYGDSLENSACACLDQLLERKCDAIIVCQGLMASETIIYLHQKGIQLAQDIDLVSFVDYDSDVYALYANQMDSIIQPVEDLGQAAGEQILRRVEVPDAPIFENVLTSTYRPYNQPRAWSHSDR comes from the coding sequence ATGAAGGTGACCATCAGCGATGTGGCGAAGCTGGCGGGAGTGTCCACCGCCACCGTGTCCCACACCATCAACAATACCCGGTATGTGTCCAACGAGACGAAGGAGAAGGTCTACCGGGCCATCGAGGAGCTGGGATACACACCGGACGCTTCCGCCCGCAGTTTCCGCACGGGAAAGAAAAAGATCATCGGCTTTATTGTGCCCGATATCGCCAATAAATTCTTCGCAACCATGATTGAGTCTGTGGAAAAATATCTCTCCGCCAACGGCTACCAGCTCATCATCGCCAATACCCGGGAGAATATGGACCGGGAGGAGACCAATATCCGCCTGCTGACGGCGGGACTGGTGGACGGGCTGCTGGTGGCCAGCACCATGGACGATTTCCAGCGGTTCGACGCCCTGATCCCCGCAGGATTTCCGGTGGTGCTGGTGGACCGGATCTTTGAGACAAAGAAGTACTCCTCCGTCTGCGTGTCCAACTTCCAGCCCATCTACCGCAGTGTATGCCGGCTGGCGGGAAAGGGCGACCAGCGGATCGGCATCATCGGCGGCCTCCCCCGCCTCTCCAGCACGCAGGAGCGGATCTCCGCCTATCGGCAGGCTGTGGCGGACTGTGGCCTGCCGGAGGATGAGCATTTAATCCAATATGGCGACTCCCTGGAGAACAGCGCCTGCGCCTGTCTGGACCAGCTGCTGGAGCGCAAGTGCGACGCCATCATCGTCTGTCAGGGGCTGATGGCCTCGGAGACCATCATCTATCTCCACCAGAAGGGCATCCAGCTGGCCCAGGACATCGACCTGGTGAGCTTTGTGGACTATGACTCCGATGTGTACGCCCTGTACGCCAATCAGATGGACTCCATCATCCAGCCGGTGGAGGACCTGGGGCAGGCTGCGGGCGAGCAGATCCTCAGACGGGTGGAGGTGCCCGACGCGCCGATCTTTGAAAATGTGCTCACATCCACGTACCGCCCCTACAACCAGCCTCGGGCCTGGTCTCATTCGGACCGCTGA
- the trxA gene encoding thioredoxin: MGIKHFKTAEFDAAVAAAPLAMVDFWADWCGPCKMLSPVIESLADQYEGKVLVGKVNVDEEPDLARRFGVMSIPTVVFLKNGQEFDRKVGVMPPQAFSGVLDTNL, from the coding sequence ATGGGAATCAAGCATTTCAAGACTGCGGAATTTGACGCCGCCGTGGCGGCGGCCCCCTTGGCGATGGTGGACTTCTGGGCCGACTGGTGCGGCCCCTGTAAGATGCTCTCTCCGGTGATCGAGTCCCTGGCAGACCAGTACGAGGGTAAGGTCCTGGTGGGCAAGGTGAACGTGGATGAGGAGCCGGATCTGGCCCGGCGGTTCGGAGTCATGAGCATCCCCACGGTGGTGTTCCTGAAGAACGGCCAGGAATTTGACCGGAAGGTGGGCGTGATGCCGCCCCAGGCGTTTAGCGGCGTGCTGGACACCAACCTGTGA
- a CDS encoding ferredoxin, with protein MNATVNENCIGCGLCAGTCPEVFHMGDDGLAHGSGIPEGQLEAAQEARDGCPVSAISIEA; from the coding sequence ATGAACGCAACAGTAAATGAGAACTGCATCGGCTGCGGCCTGTGCGCCGGCACCTGCCCGGAGGTATTCCACATGGGCGACGACGGGCTGGCCCACGGCAGCGGCATCCCGGAGGGCCAGCTGGAGGCGGCCCAGGAGGCCCGGGACGGCTGCCCGGTCAGCGCCATCAGCATCGAAGCATGA
- a CDS encoding ATP-binding protein — MVRRIIEIDQEKCNGCGACAAACHEGAIGMVDGKAVLLRDDYCDGLGDCLPTCPTGAITFVEREAAAYDEAAVLAKKAEALKGTAPRQAPPSGGCPGSMAQTLRPAVAQAVSAPQDGAVSHLAQWPVQIKLVPVEAPWFNGARLLIAADCTAYARADFHQRFMRGRITLIGCPKLDEGDYAEKLTEILRRNDIRELTIVRMDVPCCGGMQRAAETALRQSGKFIPWQVVTLGRDGNILE, encoded by the coding sequence ATGGTAAGAAGGATCATCGAGATCGATCAGGAGAAATGCAACGGCTGCGGCGCCTGTGCCGCAGCCTGTCACGAGGGTGCCATCGGCATGGTGGACGGCAAGGCGGTCCTGCTGCGGGACGACTACTGCGACGGTCTGGGAGACTGCCTGCCCACCTGCCCCACCGGAGCCATCACGTTTGTGGAGCGGGAGGCCGCAGCCTATGATGAAGCAGCTGTCCTGGCAAAGAAGGCGGAGGCCCTGAAAGGCACCGCGCCGCGGCAGGCGCCGCCCTCCGGCGGCTGTCCCGGCAGTATGGCCCAGACCCTCCGTCCGGCGGTGGCTCAGGCCGTTTCCGCGCCGCAGGACGGCGCGGTGTCCCACCTGGCCCAGTGGCCGGTGCAGATCAAGCTGGTGCCTGTGGAGGCCCCCTGGTTCAACGGTGCCCGGCTGCTGATCGCGGCGGACTGCACGGCTTATGCCCGGGCGGACTTCCACCAGCGGTTCATGCGGGGCCGCATCACGCTGATCGGCTGCCCCAAGCTGGATGAGGGAGACTATGCCGAAAAGCTGACGGAGATCCTTCGCCGCAACGATATCCGGGAGCTGACCATCGTGCGGATGGATGTCCCCTGCTGCGGCGGTATGCAGCGGGCAGCGGAGACGGCCCTGCGGCAGAGCGGCAAGTTCATTCCCTGGCAGGTGGTGACACTGGGCCGGGATGGAAATATTCTGGAATAA
- a CDS encoding ArsR/SmtB family transcription factor: MEEQIDYEERASLLKALSNPIRLQIVHGLLISGCHNVGCMEASTGMSQSCISQHLQKLRAANVVTAERSGNEVYYQVASREVASLVADLLGEEADSYVL; encoded by the coding sequence GTGGAAGAGCAGATCGACTATGAGGAGCGGGCATCGCTGCTGAAGGCCCTGTCCAACCCCATCCGGCTGCAGATCGTCCACGGCCTGCTGATTTCCGGGTGCCACAATGTGGGCTGCATGGAGGCGTCCACCGGCATGTCCCAGTCCTGCATCTCCCAGCATCTGCAGAAGCTGCGGGCGGCCAATGTGGTGACGGCGGAACGGTCCGGAAATGAGGTATACTATCAGGTGGCGTCCCGGGAGGTGGCCTCCCTGGTGGCCGACCTGCTGGGAGAGGAGGCGGACTCCTATGTCCTATGA
- a CDS encoding Crp/Fnr family transcriptional regulator, with product MEVSTALLLRTPLFRGIPQEALPALLEGLGARKRRCGRGEVVLRRGERADRLGLVLSGTLHIVKEDFWGSRTIVGLARSGEVFAEAYACLGGEPLEVAVLAVADAEVLFLNSVQALSCARPGAAEFTRNLLTILAGRNLTLTRKIGHMARRTTRDKLLSYLSAQAMQAGGPEFDIPLDRQQLADYLAVDRSAMSTALGKLRDEGVLTFQKNHFHLLQQMEQTD from the coding sequence ATGGAAGTTTCTACCGCGCTTCTTCTCCGGACGCCGTTGTTCCGCGGGATTCCGCAGGAGGCGCTGCCTGCGCTGCTGGAGGGCCTGGGCGCACGGAAGCGCCGCTGTGGCCGGGGTGAAGTGGTCCTGCGGCGGGGAGAGCGGGCGGACCGGCTGGGGCTGGTCCTCTCCGGGACGCTGCATATCGTCAAGGAGGATTTCTGGGGGAGCCGCACCATTGTGGGCCTCGCCCGGTCCGGAGAGGTGTTTGCGGAGGCCTATGCCTGTCTGGGCGGTGAGCCGCTGGAGGTGGCCGTGCTGGCGGTAGCGGATGCGGAGGTGCTGTTTCTCAACAGCGTACAGGCGCTGTCCTGTGCCCGGCCGGGCGCCGCGGAATTCACCCGGAACCTGCTGACCATTCTGGCGGGGCGGAATCTGACCCTCACCCGGAAGATTGGCCACATGGCCCGCCGCACCACCCGGGACAAGCTGCTCAGTTATCTGTCCGCCCAGGCCATGCAGGCCGGAGGGCCGGAGTTTGATATCCCGTTGGACCGCCAACAGCTGGCAGACTATCTGGCGGTGGACCGCAGCGCCATGTCTACCGCACTTGGAAAGCTCCGGGACGAGGGTGTGCTGACGTTTCAAAAAAACCATTTCCACCTGCTTCAGCAGATGGAGCAGACTGACTGA
- a CDS encoding NAD(P)/FAD-dependent oxidoreductase — translation MSYDVLVIGGGPAGLSASINVRARGRSALVVSNPLEENPLWRAEKVDNYLGLPGLSGAEMLAAMRRHAEQAGVEFLAGKVLNAVQMPDAWYVSVGPDMYNARAVVLAAGVARGKKFAGEAELLGRGVSYCATCDGMLYRGKPVAVVGYTDTARQEAEFLQKIGCSVTYFDRPKQCEIRGDGRVESVTCDGRTIPAEGVFILRPTMAPTELFPGLAVEQGYVTVDRRMATNLPGLFAAGDCTGGPLQVSKAAGDGLIAGQSAAAWAAAQERREKQS, via the coding sequence ATGTCCTATGATGTGCTGGTGATCGGCGGCGGCCCCGCGGGGCTGTCCGCGTCCATCAACGTCCGGGCACGGGGGCGCAGCGCCCTGGTGGTCTCTAATCCCCTGGAGGAAAATCCTCTCTGGCGGGCGGAGAAGGTGGACAACTACCTGGGCCTGCCCGGCCTGTCCGGCGCGGAGATGCTGGCCGCCATGCGCCGGCACGCGGAGCAGGCGGGGGTGGAGTTTCTGGCGGGCAAGGTGCTGAACGCCGTGCAGATGCCGGACGCCTGGTATGTCAGCGTGGGGCCGGATATGTACAACGCCAGGGCTGTGGTGCTGGCGGCGGGCGTGGCCCGCGGGAAGAAGTTTGCCGGCGAGGCGGAGCTTCTGGGCCGGGGCGTCAGCTACTGCGCCACCTGCGACGGGATGCTCTACCGGGGCAAGCCGGTGGCGGTGGTGGGATACACCGACACCGCCCGGCAGGAGGCGGAGTTTCTCCAGAAAATCGGCTGCTCCGTGACCTATTTCGACCGCCCCAAGCAGTGCGAGATCCGGGGCGACGGCCGGGTGGAGTCCGTCACCTGCGACGGCCGGACCATTCCGGCGGAGGGCGTGTTCATCCTGCGGCCCACCATGGCCCCCACGGAGCTGTTCCCGGGGCTGGCGGTGGAACAGGGCTATGTGACGGTGGACCGGCGTATGGCCACCAACCTCCCCGGCCTGTTTGCCGCGGGAGACTGCACCGGCGGTCCCCTTCAGGTCTCCAAGGCCGCGGGAGATGGGCTGATCGCCGGGCAGAGTGCGGCGGCCTGGGCGGCGGCTCAGGAGCGCCGGGAAAAACAGAGCTGA
- a CDS encoding M20 family metallopeptidase, whose translation MTAEKQAAVAAIEKKADLVAQVADEIWSFAELSLQEEQSADLYCRVLEQEGFKVERGICNIPTAFSAFYGSGRPIIGLLAEYDALSGLSQKGGSLTREELVSGGCGHGCGHNLLGAGAMAAALGVKAYLEAAKIPGTVVLYGCPGEEGGAAKAFMARDGLWYGLDAALTWHPDDANEVLTGSSNSCIQTQYHFTGVAAHAAGDPDRGRSALDAVELMNVGVQFLREHMSDKARVHYAITDAGGRSPNVVQPRASVLYMVRSNHVAEAVELQARVDKIAQGAALMTETTVEKKFIDGLADTVTNHALERVLYRNFEALGVPSYTPEELAFADSLAGTYSGSDRAPGVGSQYDLDYAADAQARRAQAGHAMNRFLLPLYQGDAFQPGSTDVGDVSWQCPTAQIHVAAWPNGCPGHSWQNVSCGRTDIGHKAALHAGKVLAAAAIDLLTDPALLEEAKTEFQRRTAAGYTCPIPADAVPTIAD comes from the coding sequence AAGCAGATCTGGTAGCCCAGGTGGCAGATGAGATCTGGTCCTTTGCGGAGTTGTCTCTCCAGGAGGAGCAGTCTGCCGACCTGTACTGCCGAGTGCTGGAGCAGGAGGGCTTCAAGGTGGAGCGGGGCATCTGCAACATCCCCACCGCCTTCTCCGCCTTCTACGGCAGCGGGCGGCCCATCATCGGCCTGCTGGCGGAATATGACGCGCTCTCCGGCCTTTCCCAGAAGGGCGGCAGCCTGACGCGGGAGGAGCTGGTCTCCGGCGGCTGCGGCCACGGGTGCGGGCATAACCTGCTGGGCGCCGGGGCCATGGCCGCCGCTCTGGGAGTGAAGGCGTATCTCGAGGCCGCCAAGATCCCCGGCACCGTGGTACTGTATGGCTGCCCCGGCGAGGAGGGCGGCGCCGCCAAGGCATTTATGGCCCGGGATGGGCTATGGTACGGTCTGGATGCGGCCCTCACCTGGCACCCGGACGACGCCAACGAGGTGCTTACCGGCTCCTCCAACTCCTGCATCCAAACCCAGTACCACTTCACCGGCGTGGCGGCCCATGCCGCCGGAGACCCGGACCGTGGCCGCAGCGCCCTGGACGCGGTGGAGCTGATGAACGTGGGCGTCCAGTTCCTGCGGGAGCACATGAGTGACAAGGCTCGGGTCCACTACGCCATCACCGATGCCGGCGGCCGGAGTCCCAACGTGGTCCAGCCCAGGGCCAGCGTGCTGTACATGGTCCGGTCCAATCATGTGGCGGAGGCCGTGGAGCTGCAGGCCCGGGTGGACAAGATCGCCCAGGGCGCAGCTCTGATGACTGAGACTACGGTGGAGAAGAAATTCATCGACGGCCTGGCGGACACCGTCACGAACCACGCCCTGGAGCGGGTCCTCTACCGAAATTTTGAGGCCCTGGGGGTCCCCAGTTACACGCCGGAGGAGCTGGCCTTTGCCGACAGCCTGGCCGGGACCTATTCCGGCAGTGACCGGGCGCCGGGCGTGGGCAGCCAGTATGATCTGGACTACGCAGCGGATGCCCAGGCCAGGCGGGCCCAGGCTGGCCACGCCATGAACCGCTTTCTGCTGCCCCTGTACCAAGGGGACGCCTTCCAGCCCGGCTCCACGGATGTGGGCGACGTCAGCTGGCAGTGCCCTACTGCACAGATCCACGTGGCCGCCTGGCCCAACGGCTGCCCCGGCCATAGCTGGCAGAATGTCTCCTGCGGCCGGACAGACATCGGCCACAAGGCGGCCCTCCATGCCGGCAAGGTCCTGGCGGCGGCCGCCATTGACCTGCTGACGGACCCGGCCCTGCTGGAGGAGGCAAAGACGGAGTTTCAGCGCCGGACGGCGGCAGGCTACACCTGCCCTATCCCCGCGGACGCGGTACCCACCATCGCAGACTGA
- a CDS encoding uracil-xanthine permease family protein, producing MESRFDRRELLFQPRGIPPLGTSLSLALQHLVAMIVGCVTPPIIIAGAIGLSQEEQVLLIQASLVMSAVCTFLQLYPIGGRFGSGLPVILGVSFAYVPSMQAIAASGGGVAAIAGAMIVGGIVAVLVGVFVKKIRRLFPPVITGTVVFTIGLSLYPTAINYMAGGTGNTYESVVAQQGLTEALVYGSWQNWLIAALTLTVVLVLNHKAKGICKLASILIGMLFGYAVALCFGMVSFADVGNAAWFALPEPLHFGLKFDPASCVAIGLLFAINSIQAIGDFTATTVGGLDRDPTDQELQGGIIAYGTSNILTALMGGLPTATYSQNVGIVTTNKVVNRTVFAIAGGFLLLAGISPKFAALLTTIPQCVLGGATVTVFSTIAMTGMKLIASQDLTARNTTIVGLSAALGVGISQASEALSQFPEAFTMVFGQSPVVIATIMAVLLNLILPKEK from the coding sequence ATGGAGTCTCGCTTTGACCGCCGGGAGCTGCTGTTTCAGCCCCGGGGAATTCCGCCCCTCGGCACCTCGCTCTCCCTGGCCCTGCAGCATCTGGTGGCCATGATCGTGGGGTGTGTCACCCCGCCTATCATCATCGCCGGAGCCATCGGCCTCAGCCAGGAGGAGCAGGTGCTGCTGATCCAGGCATCCCTGGTGATGTCCGCCGTGTGCACATTCCTCCAGCTGTATCCCATCGGCGGGCGGTTCGGCTCTGGCCTGCCGGTGATCCTGGGTGTCAGCTTTGCCTATGTTCCCAGTATGCAGGCCATCGCCGCCTCCGGCGGCGGAGTGGCGGCCATTGCCGGCGCCATGATCGTGGGCGGCATCGTGGCTGTGCTGGTGGGCGTGTTCGTCAAGAAGATCCGCCGGCTGTTCCCGCCGGTCATTACCGGCACGGTGGTGTTCACCATTGGCCTCTCCCTCTACCCTACCGCCATCAACTACATGGCCGGCGGCACCGGCAACACCTATGAATCCGTGGTGGCGCAACAGGGGCTGACGGAGGCGCTGGTATATGGCTCCTGGCAGAACTGGCTGATCGCGGCCCTGACGCTGACTGTCGTGCTGGTGCTGAACCACAAGGCCAAGGGCATCTGCAAGCTGGCTTCTATCCTGATCGGGATGCTGTTCGGCTATGCGGTGGCGCTCTGCTTCGGCATGGTCAGCTTTGCCGACGTGGGAAATGCTGCCTGGTTCGCCCTGCCGGAGCCCCTACACTTCGGTCTGAAGTTCGATCCAGCCTCCTGTGTGGCCATCGGGCTGTTGTTTGCCATCAACTCCATCCAGGCCATCGGCGACTTCACCGCCACCACCGTGGGCGGCCTGGACCGGGATCCCACGGACCAGGAGCTCCAGGGCGGTATCATCGCCTATGGCACCAGCAATATCCTGACGGCGCTGATGGGCGGCCTGCCCACGGCTACCTACTCCCAAAATGTGGGCATCGTCACCACCAACAAGGTGGTGAACCGGACGGTGTTCGCCATTGCCGGGGGATTCCTGCTGCTGGCGGGCATCTCCCCCAAATTTGCGGCGCTGCTGACCACCATTCCCCAGTGCGTGCTGGGGGGCGCCACAGTGACGGTGTTTTCCACCATTGCCATGACGGGCATGAAGCTCATCGCCTCCCAGGACCTGACGGCCCGGAACACCACCATTGTGGGTCTCTCTGCTGCTCTGGGCGTGGGGATTTCCCAGGCCTCCGAGGCCCTCAGCCAGTTCCCGGAGGCGTTCACCATGGTGTTCGGACAGTCTCCCGTGGTGATCGCAACTATCATGGCGGTGCTGCTGAACCTGATTTTGCCCAAGGAGAAATGA
- the gap gene encoding type I glyceraldehyde-3-phosphate dehydrogenase, which translates to MKTKIGINGFGRIGRLVFRAALTHDDVEVVGLNDPFMNPEYMAYMLKYDSVHGKFPGEVSAEDGALVVNGKKYPVFTAMEVKDIPWASVGAEYICECTGKHLTKELCQGHIDAGAKHVVMGAPSKDDTPMFVMGVNNSKYTSDMTFVSNASCTTNCLAPIAKVLNDKFGIVEGLMTTVHSVTPTQKLLDGASLKDWRGGRAATGNIIPSSTGAAKAVGKVIPELNGKLTGMSMRVPTLDVSVVDLTAKLAKPASYEEICKAMKEASEGELKGVLGYTDEPVVSSDFLGDSRTSIFDADAGIALTDTFVKVVSWYDNECGYSNKMVELIRYMSSVDHK; encoded by the coding sequence ATGAAAACCAAGATTGGCATCAATGGCTTCGGCCGCATTGGCCGCCTCGTCTTCCGCGCCGCCCTGACTCATGACGATGTAGAGGTCGTCGGCCTGAACGATCCCTTCATGAACCCCGAGTATATGGCCTACATGCTGAAGTATGACAGCGTGCATGGCAAGTTCCCCGGCGAGGTCTCCGCCGAGGACGGCGCCCTGGTGGTCAACGGCAAGAAGTATCCTGTCTTTACCGCTATGGAGGTCAAGGACATTCCCTGGGCTTCCGTGGGTGCGGAGTATATTTGCGAGTGCACCGGCAAGCACCTGACCAAGGAGCTGTGCCAGGGTCACATTGACGCTGGCGCCAAGCACGTGGTCATGGGCGCCCCTTCCAAGGACGATACGCCCATGTTCGTCATGGGCGTCAACAACAGCAAGTACACCTCTGATATGACGTTCGTATCCAACGCCTCCTGCACCACCAACTGCCTGGCCCCCATCGCCAAGGTGCTGAATGACAAGTTCGGCATCGTGGAGGGCCTGATGACCACCGTCCACTCCGTCACCCCCACCCAGAAGCTGCTGGACGGCGCCTCCCTGAAGGACTGGCGCGGCGGCCGTGCCGCCACCGGCAACATCATCCCCTCCTCCACCGGCGCCGCCAAGGCCGTGGGCAAGGTCATCCCCGAGCTGAACGGCAAGCTGACCGGCATGTCCATGCGCGTCCCCACTCTGGACGTCTCCGTGGTGGACCTGACCGCCAAGCTGGCGAAGCCCGCCTCCTATGAGGAGATCTGCAAGGCCATGAAGGAGGCCTCTGAGGGTGAGCTGAAGGGCGTGCTGGGCTACACCGACGAGCCCGTTGTGTCCTCCGACTTCCTGGGCGATTCCCGCACCTCTATCTTCGATGCGGATGCCGGCATCGCTCTGACCGACACCTTCGTGAAGGTCGTCTCCTGGTACGACAATGAGTGCGGCTATTCCAACAAGATGGTGGAGCTGATTCGCTATATGTCCTCTGTGGACCACAAGTAA
- the rpe gene encoding ribulose-phosphate 3-epimerase has protein sequence MIKIAPSILSADFANLERDIQRISTADYVHVDVMDGMFVPNITIGIPVVKSIRPTTALPLDVHLMIVEPGRYVEQFCDAGADLVTVHVESDTEEKLHDAIARIHAKGKRAGVVLKPKTPAETVLPFLNEVELVLVMTVEPGFGGQKFMADMMPKVSAIRRWIDEKNPGCELEVDGGVDPVTCKTCIAAGANVLVAGSAVYKADDIPARIAELRG, from the coding sequence ATGATAAAAATCGCACCGTCCATCCTCTCCGCGGATTTTGCCAATCTGGAGCGGGATATCCAGCGCATCTCCACCGCCGATTACGTCCATGTGGATGTGATGGACGGCATGTTCGTCCCCAACATTACCATCGGTATCCCGGTGGTGAAATCCATCCGCCCCACCACGGCGCTGCCCCTGGATGTTCACCTGATGATCGTGGAGCCGGGCCGGTATGTGGAGCAGTTCTGCGACGCCGGCGCCGACCTGGTGACGGTCCATGTGGAGTCCGACACGGAGGAAAAGCTCCACGACGCCATTGCCAGGATCCACGCCAAGGGCAAGCGGGCCGGTGTGGTGCTGAAGCCGAAAACGCCTGCGGAGACGGTCCTACCCTTCCTGAATGAGGTGGAACTGGTGCTGGTGATGACGGTGGAGCCGGGCTTCGGCGGCCAGAAGTTCATGGCGGATATGATGCCCAAGGTCTCCGCCATCCGCCGCTGGATCGATGAGAAGAACCCCGGCTGCGAGCTGGAGGTGGACGGCGGCGTGGATCCCGTCACCTGCAAGACCTGCATCGCCGCCGGCGCCAATGTGCTGGTGGCCGGCAGCGCCGTCTACAAGGCTGACGATATCCCCGCCCGCATCGCGGAGCTGCGGGGCTGA
- the recR gene encoding recombination mediator RecR, translating to MEYFPAPLEKLVEQFARLPGIGGKSAQRLAFYVLGLPEAEAKEFADAILDAKKSVTCCPVCQNFTAGGLCPICASPKRDGSVICVVADPRDVAAIERAREYNGRYHVLHGVISPMNHVGPDDLAIKSLVERVASGEVKEVIMATNPDTEGEATAMYIARLLKPFDVRVTRLAYGIPVGGHLEFADDATLMRALEGRREI from the coding sequence ATGGAATATTTCCCCGCACCTCTTGAAAAACTGGTGGAGCAGTTTGCCCGCCTGCCGGGCATCGGCGGCAAGTCTGCCCAGCGGCTGGCCTTTTACGTGCTGGGCCTGCCGGAGGCGGAGGCCAAGGAGTTCGCCGACGCCATCCTGGACGCCAAGAAAAGCGTCACCTGCTGCCCGGTGTGCCAAAACTTCACCGCCGGGGGGCTGTGTCCCATCTGCGCCTCCCCCAAGCGGGATGGCTCCGTTATCTGCGTGGTGGCGGATCCCCGGGACGTGGCCGCCATAGAGCGGGCCAGGGAGTACAACGGCCGGTATCACGTGCTCCACGGCGTCATCTCTCCCATGAACCACGTGGGGCCGGACGACCTGGCCATCAAATCCCTGGTGGAGCGGGTGGCCAGCGGCGAGGTGAAGGAAGTCATCATGGCCACCAATCCGGATACGGAGGGGGAGGCCACAGCCATGTATATCGCCAGGCTCTTAAAGCCCTTTGACGTGCGGGTGACCCGCCTGGCCTACGGCATTCCCGTGGGCGGACATCTGGAGTTCGCCGACGACGCCACGCTGATGCGGGCCCTAGAGGGCCGCCGGGAGATCTGA
- a CDS encoding D-cysteine desulfhydrase family protein, which translates to MRNLHDLPRVRLGVFPTPFYRLDRLSEQYGRGIWIKRDDLCGVALGGSKVRKLEFVLAEALDQGCDTVFTTGGAQSNHAALTAACAARLGMKCILLLKRRGVTEHRGNLVLDELFGAEVRLLDMDSYDEIYAEMHRIGGTLEQAGHKCCYIPVGASTALGAVGYVSGAREIAVQAMAAGVRLGHIVSATGSGGTAAGLLLGAGLFLPGVKVTGIAVDSGPFDKIVPRLAGEAAALLECPFQPEENAFQMVEHMGPGYALPNPEDTPYIEELARTEGILLDPVYTGKAFAGMMQLLRQGAFDGQDDLLFVHTGGTAALFAIDLPR; encoded by the coding sequence ATGCGGAATCTGCACGATCTGCCCAGGGTCCGGCTGGGCGTGTTTCCCACCCCGTTTTACCGGCTGGACCGGCTGAGCGAGCAGTACGGCCGGGGCATTTGGATCAAGCGGGATGACCTGTGCGGCGTGGCCCTGGGCGGCAGCAAGGTCCGCAAGCTGGAATTCGTTCTGGCGGAGGCCCTGGACCAGGGGTGCGACACGGTATTCACCACCGGCGGCGCCCAGTCCAACCACGCGGCCCTCACCGCCGCCTGCGCCGCGCGGCTCGGGATGAAGTGCATCCTGCTGCTGAAGCGCCGGGGCGTCACGGAGCACCGGGGCAATCTGGTGCTGGACGAGCTCTTCGGCGCCGAGGTGCGTCTGCTGGACATGGATTCCTATGACGAGATCTATGCAGAGATGCACCGGATCGGCGGCACGCTGGAGCAGGCGGGGCACAAGTGCTGCTATATTCCCGTGGGCGCCTCCACGGCCCTCGGCGCCGTGGGCTACGTGAGCGGCGCCCGGGAGATCGCCGTCCAGGCTATGGCTGCGGGCGTGCGGCTGGGACACATCGTCTCCGCCACCGGCTCCGGCGGCACGGCCGCTGGGCTGCTGCTGGGAGCCGGGCTGTTTCTGCCCGGTGTGAAGGTCACCGGCATCGCCGTGGACAGCGGCCCCTTCGACAAGATCGTCCCCCGCCTGGCAGGGGAGGCCGCAGCACTGCTGGAGTGCCCCTTCCAGCCGGAAGAGAATGCATTTCAGATGGTGGAGCACATGGGCCCCGGCTATGCCCTGCCGAATCCGGAGGATACCCCCTATATCGAGGAGCTGGCCCGGACGGAGGGCATCCTGCTGGATCCGGTCTACACCGGGAAGGCCTTTGCCGGCATGATGCAGCTGCTGCGCCAGGGAGCTTTTGACGGGCAGGACGACCTGCTGTTTGTCCACACCGGCGGCACGGCGGCCCTGTTCGCCATCGATCTGCCCCGGTGA